The following are encoded in a window of Kitasatospora sp. NBC_01250 genomic DNA:
- a CDS encoding helix-turn-helix transcriptional regulator has product MHTKRLSEFLRARRALVRPEDHGMPAGARRTPGLRREEIAVLAGVSTDYYVRLEQGRERNSSPQVLRALAAALLLRGEEAAYLRALVDPPQPGRPKPAREYAGPQLVSLLDTWADTPALVYGRYLDLLALNPLGEALFCWLGSETSLITAMFLDPAARDFYRDWAVVAQGCVAALRAANPTADDQRLQELVGELSVRSHDFARMWARHEVRAKTASVKRFHHRLVGDLTLGFETFSVNSAPGQHLVVYRAEPGTAAERSLALLAGPTLTHFHDTSSEGHLPHDLP; this is encoded by the coding sequence ATGCACACGAAACGGCTGAGCGAGTTCCTGCGGGCCCGGCGCGCGCTGGTGCGTCCCGAGGACCACGGGATGCCTGCGGGGGCGCGCCGTACTCCCGGTCTGCGACGCGAGGAGATCGCGGTCCTCGCCGGGGTGAGCACCGACTACTACGTGCGGCTGGAACAAGGGCGTGAACGCAACTCCTCGCCCCAGGTCCTGCGGGCCCTGGCGGCAGCCCTGCTGTTGAGAGGCGAGGAAGCCGCCTACCTGCGCGCGCTGGTCGATCCGCCGCAACCAGGGCGCCCCAAGCCGGCCCGGGAGTACGCGGGCCCGCAACTGGTGTCCTTGCTGGACACCTGGGCGGACACACCGGCTCTGGTCTACGGCCGGTACCTCGACCTCCTGGCCCTCAACCCCCTGGGTGAGGCGCTGTTCTGCTGGCTGGGCAGCGAGACCAGTCTGATCACGGCGATGTTCCTCGATCCGGCCGCCCGGGACTTCTACCGCGACTGGGCCGTCGTCGCGCAGGGCTGCGTGGCCGCGCTGCGAGCCGCCAACCCCACGGCGGACGATCAGCGGCTGCAGGAGCTGGTGGGCGAACTGTCCGTGCGCAGCCACGACTTCGCACGGATGTGGGCGCGCCATGAGGTACGGGCCAAGACGGCCTCGGTGAAACGCTTCCACCATCGGCTGGTCGGAGACCTCACCCTGGGCTTCGAGACCTTCTCCGTCAACAGTGCCCCCGGCCAGCACCTCGTCGTCTACCGGGCCGAACCCGGCACCGCCGCCGAGCGGTCACTGGCCCTGCTCGCCGGCCCCACCCTCACCCATTTCCACGATACTTCGAGCGAAGGGCACCTCCCGCATGACCTCCCCTGA